The following coding sequences lie in one Streptomyces sp. NBC_00510 genomic window:
- the yidC gene encoding membrane protein insertase YidC: MGILNPLYAAVSWIIVQFHSLYGLVFDKDGGLAWGLSIVSLVVLIRICLIPLFVKQIKSTRNMQALQPKMKAIQERYKNDKQRQSEEMMKLYKETGTNPLSSCLPILAQSPFFFSLYHVLSYIAQGKQVGVMSQDLVNSAQKAHIFGAPLAAKFTDSADKLASLGASVTDVRVVTVIMIILMSASQFYTQRQLMTKNVDMTVKTPFMQQQKMLMYVFPIMFAVFGINFPVGVLIYWLTTNVWTMGQQMFVIRRNPTPGSLAFQQRQERLKAKGKLKDEPAADKELQDAAPVKRSQPKRQTKSQRQTGGPAQPGAAAGGTKPKPKPGGGATAGTKPKPSSGADKPNLSKKK, from the coding sequence GTGGGGATCTTGAACCCCCTCTACGCCGCCGTTTCGTGGATCATCGTCCAGTTCCACTCGCTGTACGGTCTTGTCTTTGACAAGGACGGCGGCCTGGCCTGGGGTCTGTCGATCGTCTCTCTGGTGGTCCTGATCCGGATCTGCCTGATCCCGCTCTTCGTGAAGCAGATCAAGTCGACCCGGAACATGCAGGCGCTCCAGCCCAAGATGAAGGCGATCCAGGAGCGCTACAAGAACGACAAGCAGCGCCAGTCCGAAGAGATGATGAAGCTGTACAAGGAGACGGGCACCAACCCGCTCTCCTCGTGCCTTCCGATCCTGGCGCAGTCCCCCTTCTTCTTCTCGCTGTACCACGTGCTGAGCTACATCGCGCAGGGCAAGCAGGTCGGCGTGATGAGCCAGGACCTGGTCAACAGCGCCCAGAAGGCGCACATCTTCGGCGCCCCGCTCGCCGCGAAGTTCACCGACAGCGCTGACAAGCTCGCCTCGCTGGGCGCCTCGGTCACCGACGTCCGCGTGGTCACCGTCATCATGATCATCCTGATGTCGGCCTCGCAGTTCTACACGCAGCGCCAGCTGATGACGAAGAACGTCGACATGACGGTGAAGACGCCGTTCATGCAGCAGCAGAAGATGCTGATGTACGTCTTCCCGATCATGTTCGCCGTCTTCGGCATCAACTTCCCCGTCGGTGTCCTCATCTACTGGCTGACCACCAACGTGTGGACCATGGGGCAGCAGATGTTCGTCATCCGCCGGAACCCGACCCCCGGCAGCCTCGCCTTCCAGCAGCGCCAGGAGCGCCTGAAGGCCAAGGGCAAGCTGAAGGACGAGCCCGCCGCCGACAAGGAGCTGCAGGACGCGGCGCCGGTGAAGCGCAGCCAGCCCAAGCGCCAGACCAAGTCCCAGCGCCAGACGGGCGGTCCCGCGCAGCCGGGTGCTGCTGCCGGCGGCACCAAGCCGAAGCCCAAGCCGGGCGGCGGAGCGACCGCGGGCACCAAGCCCAAGCCGAGCAGCGGCGCGGACAAGCCGAACCTGTCGAAGAAGAAGTAG
- the yidD gene encoding membrane protein insertion efficiency factor YidD, with the protein MKYPLLALIKIYQWTISPLLGPVCKYYPSCSHYGYTAIDRHGAIKGTALTAWRILRCNPWSLGGVDHVPPRKRPPWHARLREALRGDAPGGSVTPEPVETPHAQGA; encoded by the coding sequence ATGAAGTACCCGTTGCTGGCCTTGATCAAGATTTACCAGTGGACCATCAGCCCGTTGCTCGGTCCGGTCTGCAAGTACTACCCCTCGTGCTCTCACTACGGGTATACGGCGATCGATCGGCACGGCGCGATCAAGGGCACTGCCTTGACCGCGTGGCGGATCCTGCGTTGCAACCCGTGGTCGCTCGGCGGTGTGGACCATGTCCCCCCGCGCAAGCGACCGCCGTGGCACGCTCGCCTGCGCGAAGCCCTCCGGGGTGACGCACCAGGCGGGTCCGTTACTCCCGAGCCCGTCGAGACGCCTCATGCCCAAGGAGCCTGA
- the rnpA gene encoding ribonuclease P protein component, whose protein sequence is MLPTGNRLRRRQDFATAVRRGRRAGRPLLVVHLRTDSDTRDPHAAGGSASPARAGFVVSKAVGDAVTRNLVKRRLRHLVRERLSVLPPGSLVVVRALPGAGDADHSQLARDLDAALGRLLGVAL, encoded by the coding sequence GTGCTGCCCACCGGTAATCGGCTGAGGCGGCGCCAGGACTTCGCGACGGCGGTACGTCGAGGACGCCGGGCCGGACGGCCGCTCTTGGTCGTCCACCTGCGCACCGACAGTGACACAAGGGACCCGCACGCGGCGGGGGGGAGTGCCTCCCCGGCGCGTGCGGGTTTCGTCGTGAGCAAGGCCGTCGGCGACGCCGTGACCCGGAACCTGGTCAAGCGTCGGCTTCGTCACCTCGTCCGCGAACGTCTGTCCGTGCTGCCCCCCGGTAGCCTGGTAGTCGTACGAGCGCTGCCCGGTGCGGGTGACGCAGACCATTCACAGCTGGCCCGAGACCTGGATGCCGCCCTCGGGAGGCTCCTGGGGGTGGCGCTATGA
- the rpmH gene encoding 50S ribosomal protein L34 — translation MSKRTFQPNNRRRAKTHGFRLRMRTRAGRAILATRRSKGRARLSA, via the coding sequence GTGAGCAAGCGCACCTTCCAGCCGAACAACCGTCGTCGCGCCAAGACCCACGGCTTCCGGCTGCGTATGCGTACGCGTGCCGGCCGCGCCATCCTCGCGACCCGCCGCAGCAAGGGCCGCGCCCGTCTGTCCGCCTGA
- the dnaA gene encoding chromosomal replication initiator protein DnaA, translating into MADVTADLASVWPRVLQKLLAESDDLKPKDAEWLQRTQPLALVAGTAVLSAPNEFAKSVLEGRLLPLITDVLSREFGHPVGIAIAVASGGEPEAAPAPPAPVAPEPQSQAQPQPPGYGAEPARYGEQPHGYGEVPRMRPAYPDHAVGPTGGAGGWPPHEPEDRWQQQHFGDYQDREPYRPPASRYEIPPPHQPQGRPEPVPPQRPTMPTMPTPRTGGGGGVGSPTGGASGSGGSVGPAEPTARLNPKYLFDTFVIGASNRFAHAAAVAVAEAPAKAYNPLFIYGESGLGKTHLLHAIGHYARSLYPGTRVRYVSSEEFTNEFINSIRDGKADAFRKRYRDMDILLVDDIQFLASKESTQEEFFHTFNTLHNANKQIVLSSDRPPKQLVTLEDRLRNRFEWGLITDVQPPELETRIAILRKKAVQEQLNAPPEVLEFIASRISRNIRELEGALIRVTAFASLNRQPVDLQLTEIVLKDLIPGGEDSVPEISGQAIMAETASYFGLDVEDLSGSSRSRVLVTARQIAMYLCRELTDLSLPKIGALFGGRDHTTVMHADRKIRSLMAERRSIYNQVTELTNRIKS; encoded by the coding sequence GTGGCTGACGTAACTGCCGATCTTGCCTCAGTGTGGCCCAGGGTCCTGCAGAAACTGCTCGCCGAAAGCGACGACCTCAAGCCGAAGGACGCGGAGTGGCTGCAGCGGACGCAGCCGTTGGCGCTCGTCGCGGGCACGGCGGTGCTGTCCGCCCCCAACGAGTTCGCCAAGAGCGTGCTGGAGGGACGGCTCCTCCCGCTGATCACCGATGTCCTCAGCCGTGAGTTCGGGCACCCCGTGGGCATCGCCATCGCCGTGGCCTCGGGCGGCGAGCCGGAAGCGGCGCCCGCGCCGCCGGCCCCGGTCGCCCCCGAGCCGCAGTCCCAGGCCCAGCCGCAGCCCCCCGGGTACGGCGCGGAACCCGCCCGGTACGGCGAGCAGCCGCACGGCTACGGCGAGGTCCCGCGGATGCGCCCGGCCTACCCCGACCACGCGGTCGGGCCCACCGGCGGTGCCGGCGGCTGGCCGCCCCACGAGCCCGAGGACCGCTGGCAGCAACAACATTTCGGCGACTACCAGGATCGCGAGCCGTACCGGCCGCCCGCCTCCCGCTACGAGATCCCCCCGCCGCACCAGCCTCAGGGGCGTCCGGAGCCGGTGCCGCCGCAAAGGCCGACCATGCCCACCATGCCGACGCCGCGCACCGGTGGCGGCGGTGGTGTCGGTTCCCCCACGGGCGGCGCGAGCGGTTCGGGTGGTTCCGTGGGCCCGGCCGAGCCCACGGCGCGGCTGAACCCCAAGTACCTCTTCGACACCTTCGTCATCGGCGCCTCCAACCGCTTCGCGCACGCCGCGGCGGTCGCCGTCGCGGAGGCACCGGCCAAGGCGTACAACCCGCTGTTCATCTACGGGGAGTCCGGCCTCGGCAAGACGCACCTGCTGCACGCGATCGGGCACTACGCCCGCAGCCTCTACCCGGGGACGCGGGTGCGCTACGTGAGCTCCGAAGAGTTCACCAACGAGTTCATCAACTCCATCCGCGACGGCAAGGCGGACGCGTTCCGCAAGCGCTACCGCGACATGGACATCCTGCTCGTCGACGACATCCAGTTCCTGGCGAGCAAGGAGTCGACGCAGGAGGAGTTCTTCCACACCTTCAACACCCTGCACAACGCCAACAAGCAGATCGTGCTCTCCTCGGACCGGCCGCCCAAGCAGCTGGTGACCCTGGAGGACCGGCTGCGCAACCGCTTCGAGTGGGGCCTGATCACCGACGTCCAGCCGCCCGAGCTGGAGACCCGGATCGCGATCCTCCGCAAGAAGGCCGTGCAGGAGCAGCTCAACGCCCCGCCGGAGGTGCTGGAGTTCATCGCCTCCCGGATCTCGCGGAACATCCGCGAGCTGGAGGGTGCGCTGATCCGCGTGACGGCCTTCGCCAGCCTCAACCGGCAGCCGGTGGACCTCCAGCTCACCGAGATCGTGCTGAAGGACCTGATCCCGGGCGGGGAGGACTCCGTCCCCGAGATCAGCGGGCAGGCGATCATGGCGGAGACGGCCTCGTACTTCGGTCTGGACGTGGAGGACCTCTCGGGCTCCTCCCGCAGCCGGGTGCTCGTCACGGCCCGGCAGATCGCCATGTACCTGTGCCGTGAGCTCACGGACCTTTCGCTGCCCAAGATCGGCGCCCTGTTCGGCGGCCGCGACCACACGACCGTCATGCACGCGGACCGCAAGATCCGCTCCCTGATGGCCGAGCGGCGGTCGATCTACAACCAGGTCACCGAGCTCACCAACCGCATCAAGAGCTGA
- the dnaN gene encoding DNA polymerase III subunit beta yields the protein MKIRVERDVLAEAVAWAARSLPARPPVPVLAGLLLKAEEGQLSLSGFDYEVSARVSVEADVEEDGTVLVSGRLLADISRALPNRPVEIATDGVRVSVVCGSSRFTLHTLPVDEYPALPAMPTASGTVPGEVFAAAAAQVAIAAGRDDTLPVLTGVRIEIEGDTVTLAATDRYRFAVREFLWKPETPDISAVALVPAKTLLDTAKSLTNGDSVAIALAGSGAGEGLIGFEGAGRRTTTRLLEGDLPKYRTLFPTEFNSVAVIETAPFVEAVKRVALVAERNTPVRLSFEQGVLTLEAGSSDDAQAVERVDAKLEGDDISIAFNPTFLLDGLSAIDSPVAQLSFTTSTKPALLSGRPAVDAEADDAYKYLIMPVRLSG from the coding sequence GTGAAGATCCGGGTGGAGCGCGATGTACTCGCGGAGGCAGTGGCCTGGGCGGCCCGCAGTCTCCCGGCCCGTCCCCCGGTGCCGGTCCTGGCCGGCCTGCTGCTGAAGGCCGAGGAAGGCCAGCTGAGCCTGTCCGGCTTCGACTACGAGGTCTCGGCCCGCGTCTCCGTGGAGGCGGACGTCGAGGAGGACGGCACCGTCCTGGTCTCCGGCCGGCTGCTCGCCGACATCTCGCGGGCGCTCCCCAACAGGCCTGTGGAGATCGCCACCGACGGCGTGCGCGTGAGCGTCGTCTGCGGCAGCTCGCGATTCACACTCCACACCCTGCCTGTGGACGAGTACCCGGCGCTGCCCGCGATGCCGACCGCCTCCGGCACCGTCCCCGGCGAGGTCTTCGCCGCGGCCGCCGCCCAGGTCGCGATCGCCGCCGGCCGCGACGACACCCTGCCGGTGCTCACCGGTGTGCGGATCGAGATCGAGGGCGACACGGTCACCCTGGCCGCCACCGACCGCTACCGCTTCGCGGTCCGCGAGTTCCTGTGGAAGCCGGAGACCCCGGACATCTCCGCGGTCGCCCTGGTGCCCGCCAAGACGCTGCTGGACACCGCCAAGTCCCTCACCAACGGCGACTCGGTCGCCATCGCCCTGGCCGGCTCCGGCGCGGGCGAGGGCCTGATCGGCTTCGAGGGCGCGGGCCGCCGCACCACCACCCGCCTGCTCGAGGGCGACCTGCCGAAGTACCGGACGCTCTTCCCGACCGAGTTCAACTCCGTCGCGGTGATCGAGACCGCTCCGTTCGTCGAGGCCGTCAAGCGCGTTGCCCTGGTGGCCGAGCGCAACACGCCGGTCCGGCTGAGCTTCGAGCAGGGCGTGCTGACCCTGGAGGCCGGTTCCAGCGACGACGCACAGGCTGTGGAGCGTGTGGACGCCAAGCTGGAGGGCGACGACATCTCGATCGCCTTCAACCCGACCTTCCTGCTGGACGGCCTGAGCGCGATCGATTCGCCGGTGGCGCAGTTGTCGTTCACCACGTCGACCAAGCCCGCGCTGCTCAGCGGCCGTCCGGCGGTCGACGCCGAGGCCGACGACGCGTACAAGTACCTGATCATGCCGGTCCGGCTGTCCGGCTGA